The Deltaproteobacteria bacterium genome segment TGCCCGAGCGTGAGGTGTCCAACGACGAGCTCACGGCGTCGCTCGACACCTCGGATGCGTGGATCGTCTCGCGGACGGGCATCCGGACCCGCCGCACGCTCGACGGCTCGGGCCTCGCGACCTCGGACCTGGCGATCGCCGCGGCGCGGATGGCCCTGGCCCGTGCTCGGGTGGAGCCGGCGAGCCTCGACCTCGTCATCGTGGCGACCTGCTCCGGGGACTACCCGATGCCGTCGACCGCCTGCCTCGTCCAGGCGGCGCTCGAGGCGCGGCGCGCGGCGGCCTTCGACCTGAACGCAGCCTGCTCGGGCTTCATCTACGGGCTCACCCTGGCGGACCACGCGCTCGCGACCGGAGGGGCGAGGCACGTGCTCCTCATCGGGGCCGACGCGCTCACGCGTCACGTCGACTGGGGGGATCGCACGACCGCCATCCTCTTCGGTGACGGCGCCGGCGCCGTGGTCCTCGGCCACGGCGGGGGGCTCCTCGGGACGCACCTCGGTGCCGACGGCCGCCGGGCCGGCGACCTCCTCATCGCGGCGGGAGGATCGCGGCAGCCGGCCGACCACGCCGCGATCGCCGCGCGCCGGCACAAGATCGCCATGAACGGCCCGGAGGTGTTCCGGGCCGCGGTCGAGGCGATGTCCGCCGCGCTCGCCGCCGCGGCCGAGCGCGCCGGCGTGCGGCCGGCGGACCTGCGCTGGGTGTTCGCGCACCAGGCGAACGCGCGCATCCTGCGCGGGGTGGCGGAGCGGCTCGGCGTGACGCTCGCCGCCTTCCGCATGAACGTCGAGCGCTACGGCAACACCGGCGCCGCTTCGATCCCGATCCTGCTCGCGGAAGCCGATGTGGCGGGCCATCTGGTGCCCGGCGACCTGATCGGATTGACCGCCGCGGGCGCGGGCCTCACCTGGGGCGGGGCGATCCTCCGCTGGAGCCGGGCATGAGGCGGCGCGTGGTCGTCACCGGTCTCGGCATGGTGACGCCGCTCGGCGTCGGCGTGCCGGCGAACTGGGAGGCCGTGCAAGCGGGCCGCTCGGGAATCGGCGC includes the following:
- the fabH gene encoding beta-ketoacyl-ACP synthase III, with product MPGAAVLGTGFALPEREVSNDELTASLDTSDAWIVSRTGIRTRRTLDGSGLATSDLAIAAARMALARARVEPASLDLVIVATCSGDYPMPSTACLVQAALEARRAAAFDLNAACSGFIYGLTLADHALATGGARHVLLIGADALTRHVDWGDRTTAILFGDGAGAVVLGHGGGLLGTHLGADGRRAGDLLIAAGGSRQPADHAAIAARRHKIAMNGPEVFRAAVEAMSAALAAAAERAGVRPADLRWVFAHQANARILRGVAERLGVTLAAFRMNVERYGNTGAASIPILLAEADVAGHLVPGDLIGLTAAGAGLTWGGAILRWSRA